In Nicotiana tabacum cultivar K326 chromosome 17, ASM71507v2, whole genome shotgun sequence, one DNA window encodes the following:
- the LOC107780253 gene encoding uncharacterized protein LOC107780253, whose product MAPKKSNERVSTTVTAKKLVEETLQVVVTPITDETQEKENKQQEEEEEEEEEEEEKGQKKKPTKIKKEGKRKKKKRTKVGYGRYIYKVMKQVHPDMGISSKAMTILDNLMGDMFERIAEAAATLSKYVGRTTLSSREIQGAVKMVLPGELGKHAIAEGTKAVVSYVTTVAEENKSKIK is encoded by the coding sequence ATGGCACCAAAGAAGAGTAACGAAAGAGTGAGTACCACAGTCACCGCCAAGAAATTGGTAGAAGAAACTCTCCAAGTAGTTGTCACACCAATCACTGACGAAActcaagagaaagaaaataaacaacaagaagaagaagaagaagaagaagaagaagaagaagagaaagggcAGAAAAAGAAACCGACGAAGATCAAAAAAGAAggcaaaaggaagaaaaagaagaggactAAAGTAGGTTATGGGAGATATATTTATAAGGTAATGAAGCAAGTCCATCCCGATATGGGAATATCATCAAAAGCTATGACCATATTGGACAATTTGATGGGAGACATGTTTGAGAGAATTGCAGAGGCAGCAGCAACGTTGTCAAAATACGTAGGGAGGACAACGTTGTCGTCGAGGGAGATTCAGGGTGCTGTGAAGATGGTGTTGCCTGGAGAACTTGGGAAGCATGCCATTGCTGAAGGAACTAAAGCTGTAGTCAGTtatgttactactgttgctgaaGAAAACAAGTCCAAGATTAAGTGA